Proteins co-encoded in one Natronorubrum daqingense genomic window:
- a CDS encoding CaiB/BaiF CoA transferase family protein — protein sequence MQPLEGIDVLDFTQSIAGPICTQSLTALGANVVKIEPPDGDAFRPLIDGAMFASCNRGKRSLSLDLKSDEGRALAQELAAEADVVVESFRPGVMERYDLDYESVSETNDDVVYCSVTGFGQDGPYEDYPAYDPIAQAMSGLLSVTGPADGKPARVGTSAIDYTTGLTAAMLVMGGLLGRRSGGSEHIDVSLFEVATTWMGYRVAEYTATDEVPSRSGDTIDGIAPYGIFEAGDGDPFYLATASTKLYRRLCRTLEREDLLEDERFETLNSRWEHRETLRAELEEAFAEYDRRELVEQLVSGGIPAGPVQSVDELVEEDPHAESRDFFVETYNQHLEEPCRTTRLPFRFEDGPVDDLESPPRQGEHSRAVLEEWGYDDETIEALLADGVIVES from the coding sequence ATGCAACCACTCGAGGGTATCGACGTACTCGATTTCACACAATCGATCGCCGGACCGATCTGCACGCAATCACTGACAGCGCTCGGTGCGAACGTTGTCAAGATAGAACCGCCGGACGGGGACGCCTTTCGCCCCCTGATCGACGGGGCAATGTTCGCCTCGTGCAATCGCGGCAAACGGAGTCTCAGTCTCGACCTCAAAAGCGACGAGGGTCGTGCGCTCGCCCAGGAACTCGCGGCCGAAGCCGACGTCGTCGTCGAGAGCTTCCGACCCGGCGTGATGGAACGCTACGACCTCGACTACGAGTCGGTGTCCGAGACGAACGACGACGTCGTCTACTGCTCCGTGACCGGTTTCGGACAGGACGGTCCCTACGAAGACTATCCCGCCTACGATCCCATCGCGCAGGCGATGTCGGGACTGTTGAGCGTCACCGGCCCCGCGGATGGAAAGCCGGCCCGCGTCGGGACGAGCGCGATCGACTACACGACCGGGCTGACGGCCGCGATGCTCGTTATGGGCGGCCTGCTCGGTCGACGCTCCGGCGGCAGCGAACACATCGACGTCTCGCTGTTCGAGGTCGCCACGACGTGGATGGGTTACCGCGTCGCCGAGTACACCGCGACCGACGAGGTTCCCTCGCGCTCGGGTGACACCATCGACGGCATCGCCCCCTACGGTATCTTCGAGGCGGGCGACGGCGATCCGTTCTACCTCGCGACCGCCTCCACGAAGCTCTACCGCCGACTCTGTCGTACCCTCGAGCGCGAGGACCTCCTCGAGGACGAGCGATTCGAGACGCTCAACAGCCGCTGGGAGCACCGCGAGACCCTCCGGGCCGAACTCGAGGAGGCGTTCGCCGAGTACGATCGGCGGGAACTCGTCGAGCAACTCGTGTCGGGTGGCATCCCGGCCGGGCCGGTGCAATCGGTCGACGAACTCGTCGAGGAGGACCCACACGCCGAGTCGCGGGACTTCTTCGTCGAGACGTACAACCAGCACCTCGAGGAACCCTGCCGGACGACCCGGCTACCGTTCAGGTTCGAAGACGGGCCGGTCGACGACCTCGAGTCGCCGCCACGACAGGGCGAACACTCGCGGGCCGTCCTCGAGGAGTGGGGCTACGATGACGAGACGATCGAGGCGCTGCTCGCAGACGGTGTCATCGTGGAATCGTAG
- a CDS encoding enoyl-CoA hydratase/isomerase family protein, whose translation MSVDLTLDSNRPHVAHLTIDFGKLNLLTAQRLAELEETLRDLPEQVSVLTIGPEHPPEELTGLTGGLHLERAKDMSVVEARDVLTTLHGTMQTVRNLDAVTVCDCGTHALGAGFELALSCDFRVATRDAVLGLPEIDVGLVTGIEGGLLVRFVGLQRAKELIYLGEPIDGEQAAAEGLVNEATTPETHDDALEGIVERLAEKEPTILQYQTEVFRQWRSNGLETGMDHSLELIATCFGTDAQSEAMEGFLEGR comes from the coding sequence ATGAGCGTCGACCTGACTCTCGACTCGAACCGACCCCACGTCGCACACCTGACCATCGACTTCGGGAAGTTGAACCTGCTCACGGCCCAGCGACTCGCCGAACTCGAGGAAACTCTTCGAGACCTGCCGGAGCAGGTCTCCGTCCTCACGATCGGGCCGGAACATCCGCCGGAGGAACTGACCGGGCTGACCGGCGGCTTGCACCTCGAGCGCGCGAAAGACATGAGCGTCGTCGAGGCTCGAGACGTGTTGACGACGCTGCACGGAACGATGCAGACCGTCCGAAATCTCGACGCCGTCACCGTCTGTGACTGCGGGACGCACGCCCTCGGGGCCGGCTTCGAACTCGCGCTCTCGTGTGACTTTCGCGTCGCGACTCGAGACGCCGTCCTCGGCCTCCCCGAGATCGACGTGGGGCTCGTGACGGGCATCGAAGGCGGCCTGCTGGTTCGGTTCGTCGGCCTCCAGCGCGCGAAGGAGCTGATCTACCTCGGCGAACCGATCGACGGCGAGCAGGCCGCCGCGGAAGGGTTGGTGAACGAGGCGACGACGCCCGAAACGCACGACGACGCGCTCGAAGGAATCGTCGAGCGACTCGCCGAGAAGGAGCCGACGATTTTGCAGTACCAGACGGAGGTCTTCCGGCAGTGGCGCTCGAACGGCCTCGAGACGGGGATGGACCACAGCTTAGAACTCATCGCGACCTGTTTCGGCACCGACGCGCAATCCGAGGCGATGGAAGGGTTCCTCGAGGGACGGTGA
- a CDS encoding EamA family transporter has protein sequence MVSGIGIALAISAAWFLAGQTLSIRLATRKGLANDVLVVVMLVNVVVLIPLALVLDPNPTITPLSILAFGVAGLVGTMVGRAFFYAGIKRVGASRAEPIKASMPLHATIFAVILLGEQVTGPQLVGIVLMVGGIAAVSWEGSSAERAAGTEIPWFGLSLPLIAAVFFGLEPIFANVGFDEGTGVLTGLAIKTIVALSAFVLYLRWRSQLPHPKGFSREELVWGAAAGLANTAFLLAYYAALEIARVGVVVPIMQTSPLIVIGVSALFLRQVETVTPRLLGAAGVIVAGGVLVTLGG, from the coding sequence ATGGTCTCCGGGATCGGTATCGCACTCGCAATCAGTGCTGCGTGGTTTCTCGCCGGCCAGACGCTCTCTATCAGGCTCGCGACCCGTAAGGGACTCGCGAACGACGTGCTCGTCGTCGTCATGCTCGTGAACGTCGTCGTCTTGATCCCGCTCGCCCTCGTCCTCGACCCGAATCCGACGATCACGCCCCTGTCGATCCTCGCGTTCGGCGTCGCGGGCCTCGTCGGAACGATGGTCGGTCGCGCGTTCTTCTACGCCGGGATCAAACGCGTCGGCGCGAGTCGCGCGGAGCCGATCAAGGCCTCGATGCCCCTACACGCGACGATCTTCGCGGTGATCTTACTCGGTGAGCAGGTAACTGGCCCGCAACTCGTCGGCATCGTGTTGATGGTCGGCGGCATCGCAGCGGTCTCCTGGGAGGGCTCCTCGGCAGAGCGCGCCGCCGGCACGGAGATTCCCTGGTTCGGGCTCTCACTGCCGCTGATCGCCGCGGTCTTCTTCGGCCTCGAGCCGATCTTCGCGAACGTCGGCTTCGACGAGGGGACGGGCGTGCTGACGGGACTCGCGATCAAAACGATCGTCGCGTTGAGCGCGTTCGTCCTCTACTTGCGCTGGCGAAGTCAACTTCCCCACCCGAAGGGATTCTCCCGGGAGGAACTCGTCTGGGGAGCGGCGGCCGGCCTCGCGAACACCGCGTTCTTACTGGCGTATTACGCAGCCCTCGAGATCGCTCGCGTCGGCGTCGTCGTGCCGATCATGCAGACGAGTCCGCTGATCGTGATCGGCGTCTCGGCGCTCTTCCTCCGACAGGTCGAAACCGTCACCCCGCGACTGCTCGGCGCAGCGGGCGTGATCGTCGCCGGCGGCGTGTTAGTGACCCTCGGCGGGTAA
- a CDS encoding SDR family NAD(P)-dependent oxidoreductase — translation MNIQGETALVTGASVGIGRLISTELASHGVTVVVADLEAEARRDTVAEIEAAGGTALETHLDLTDPEGVADTIDDVLEEVGTIDILVNNAGIAGPTAPLEETSLEAWDRTHAVNLRGAFCCTKAVIGEMKAQGDGRIVNISSASGKRAIPNRSPYTSSKAGLLGLTRTAAAEGGPHGVTANAICPGSVTGERIDDVIEKRAANSPHSPEEVREEKRTETLLHSFVDPEDVAATVAYLCSDAADRVTGQALNVSGGKTID, via the coding sequence ATGAACATTCAGGGAGAGACCGCCCTCGTGACGGGTGCCAGCGTCGGAATCGGACGGCTAATCAGCACCGAACTCGCGAGCCACGGCGTTACCGTCGTCGTCGCCGACCTCGAGGCAGAGGCCCGTCGCGACACCGTCGCAGAAATCGAAGCCGCCGGCGGCACGGCCCTCGAGACCCACCTCGACCTCACCGACCCGGAGGGCGTCGCAGACACCATCGACGACGTCCTCGAGGAGGTCGGCACGATCGACATCCTGGTGAACAACGCCGGAATCGCCGGCCCGACGGCACCGCTCGAGGAGACCTCCCTCGAGGCGTGGGATCGAACGCACGCGGTCAACCTTCGCGGCGCGTTTTGTTGCACGAAAGCGGTGATCGGCGAGATGAAAGCCCAGGGCGACGGCCGGATCGTGAACATCTCCTCTGCGTCCGGGAAGCGAGCGATTCCCAACCGGAGTCCCTACACGAGTTCGAAGGCGGGACTACTCGGGCTCACGAGAACGGCGGCGGCCGAGGGCGGCCCTCACGGCGTCACGGCGAACGCGATCTGTCCGGGGTCGGTCACCGGCGAGCGAATCGACGACGTCATCGAAAAGCGAGCGGCGAACTCGCCTCACTCGCCCGAGGAAGTCCGCGAGGAGAAACGAACGGAGACGCTGCTTCACTCGTTCGTCGATCCGGAAGACGTCGCCGCGACGGTCGCCTACCTCTGTTCTGACGCGGCCGATCGAGTCACCGGGCAGGCGCTGAACGTCTCGGGCGGGAAGACTATCGACTGA
- a CDS encoding PadR family transcriptional regulator — MEQRELASLAVLGVLAEESVATVDQIHDTLRHRHGRYWGASTGILVPTISQLEEDGHVSAVAADGSYGYEITADGRDHLQSLLDRPIDDVSHPSARSHLMVKLGFLHHLPVERRRAALRELQEQVLETRDHLLTVKSRHGEEPSESSAPPTRGSLLDLRLLILDAVLEWLEEFEVSSRTDASR, encoded by the coding sequence ATGGAGCAACGAGAACTCGCGAGTCTCGCCGTCCTCGGCGTGTTAGCCGAAGAGTCGGTTGCGACGGTCGACCAGATTCACGACACGCTCAGACACAGACACGGCAGATACTGGGGTGCGAGTACCGGCATTTTGGTCCCGACGATCTCACAACTCGAGGAAGACGGCCACGTCAGTGCAGTCGCGGCCGACGGGAGCTACGGATACGAGATTACCGCGGATGGCCGGGACCACCTTCAGTCGTTGCTCGACCGACCGATCGACGACGTCTCCCACCCCTCCGCTCGCTCACACCTCATGGTGAAACTCGGATTTTTACACCATCTGCCGGTCGAGCGGAGGCGAGCGGCACTTCGGGAACTCCAGGAACAGGTACTCGAGACCCGCGATCACTTGCTCACGGTGAAGTCGCGCCACGGGGAGGAACCGTCGGAGTCGTCCGCGCCCCCCACTCGCGGGAGCCTGCTCGACCTTCGTCTGTTGATTCTCGACGCCGTCCTCGAGTGGCTCGAGGAGTTCGAGGTGTCCTCTCGGACCGACGCCTCGCGGTAA
- a CDS encoding TAXI family TRAP transporter solute-binding subunit — MTSNSNHKAKGRVSRRTVLQASAGLGVVGLAGCLGDGGETVTVGASSDGSASYGAMNALQRSVSNHAEDAQLNITAPGGDPDSIRAYDAGELDGYTAGNFVFNQALDDGEPFDEEPVDDFAYQALSYLSLHMHWLAVDGSGVESIEEAIDDDDLNIWVGPPGWGLRTLCTSILDDAGLWDDIEDPVDVASEDVAAQIDEDRIDVFFGYGTNFNSLPGWLVEADSREDLYALEMGDDYVEAIESSEAGYAEVEPYGYDQDIDADEIQCWTEDYNTYFASDVDDEVVYEIMEISHEHWEEIQEADDNYMDQSDPADMAQYYHENIPVHPGAADFLEDNDAWDDDWERGD; from the coding sequence ATGACGAGCAATTCCAATCACAAAGCGAAGGGTAGGGTCAGTCGCCGCACTGTGCTTCAAGCGAGTGCCGGCCTCGGTGTCGTTGGCTTGGCGGGGTGTCTCGGCGATGGTGGTGAAACGGTTACTGTTGGGGCCTCATCCGACGGGTCTGCGTCGTACGGCGCGATGAACGCTCTCCAGCGGTCGGTGTCGAATCACGCGGAAGACGCGCAACTGAACATTACGGCACCTGGTGGAGACCCCGACTCGATTCGGGCGTACGACGCGGGCGAACTGGACGGGTACACGGCGGGTAACTTCGTCTTCAATCAGGCGCTCGACGACGGCGAACCGTTCGACGAGGAACCCGTCGACGACTTCGCTTACCAGGCGCTCTCGTACCTCAGCCTGCACATGCACTGGCTGGCCGTCGATGGCTCCGGCGTCGAAAGCATCGAGGAAGCGATCGACGACGACGACCTCAACATCTGGGTCGGTCCGCCAGGGTGGGGGCTCAGAACGCTCTGTACGAGCATTCTGGACGACGCCGGTCTCTGGGACGACATCGAAGATCCGGTCGACGTCGCCTCGGAGGACGTCGCCGCACAGATCGACGAAGACCGCATCGACGTCTTCTTCGGCTACGGAACCAACTTCAACAGCCTCCCCGGTTGGCTCGTCGAAGCTGACTCTCGAGAGGATCTCTACGCCCTCGAGATGGGCGACGACTACGTCGAGGCGATCGAAAGCTCTGAGGCCGGCTACGCGGAGGTCGAACCGTACGGGTACGATCAGGACATCGACGCGGACGAAATTCAGTGTTGGACCGAAGACTACAATACGTACTTCGCCTCCGACGTCGACGACGAGGTCGTCTACGAGATCATGGAGATCAGCCACGAACACTGGGAGGAGATTCAAGAAGCCGACGACAACTACATGGATCAGTCCGACCCAGCAGACATGGCCCAGTACTACCACGAAAACATTCCCGTCCACCCCGGTGCCGCCGACTTCCTCGAGGACAACGACGCCTGGGACGACGACTGGGAACGTGGTGACTGA
- a CDS encoding TRAP transporter permease has product MNVIQNVNRALFVAATVSWLVTLWFAQTQGIAQARYGVIFLGFMIAIAVFDNLEETIEEEQWIHVGLLVLAGILGVVATAYMTLHYEALIYTRVGYAHTHEYVLAAGLMFTILYLTYKSYGLVFFLVVVLAFIYGMFGNYFPGLLNHGGFSGERLLLVTVLDMEGFVGTIHRIMASEVALFLLYAGLMRGYGAFDLILRAALRSTKYIKSGVGQAAVTASIIIGSITGSQAANTAITGSFTIPLMKEHGMRSDTAGGIESVASSGGQIMPPVMGAAAFVMASILGTTYLTVVIAGIIPALIFYISLVMAVHYTTVEQVGQAVEVDPSDYLDEAKTTQELLVQAARFIIPFIVLVYTLGVLQWTVMTAGMYTVITMLLTGFGVPLAQQAYEDSSQMRAETWDVVKQTAMGLKYGAITLAPIVIIVAAVNGIVDILTQTGLPGTMSLALIDLAGGNMALTVILAMVICILLGLGMPTVAAYIVVAFLIAPTLASQFLVDEMAAHYFVFYSAILSGLTPPIAIAVVVATGIAGSNFWRTCFEALKVSAVLFILPIAFIYNPELVIDGFTVETLISAGIAMAGALGVVHGLNTRSINMSMPPTMVMRGVFFVLGTTAIIFPENTVRVGALVGILVLYLFQTNNPFASQSMTAEASAEN; this is encoded by the coding sequence ATGAATGTGATACAGAACGTTAACAGAGCACTGTTCGTGGCGGCGACCGTTTCCTGGCTCGTCACACTTTGGTTTGCACAGACACAGGGGATCGCACAGGCCCGATACGGTGTGATCTTCCTCGGGTTTATGATTGCGATCGCCGTCTTCGATAATCTCGAGGAGACTATCGAAGAAGAACAATGGATACACGTCGGCTTACTCGTCCTCGCAGGGATCTTGGGGGTCGTTGCGACGGCGTACATGACCTTGCACTACGAGGCCCTGATCTACACGCGAGTCGGGTACGCCCACACGCACGAGTACGTCCTCGCGGCGGGGCTCATGTTCACGATTCTGTACTTGACCTACAAGTCGTACGGACTCGTGTTCTTCCTAGTCGTCGTGCTGGCGTTCATTTACGGCATGTTCGGGAACTACTTCCCCGGCCTGTTGAACCACGGCGGTTTCAGCGGTGAGCGACTGTTGCTCGTCACCGTCCTCGACATGGAAGGATTCGTCGGCACGATCCACCGGATCATGGCCTCCGAAGTGGCGCTGTTCCTGCTCTATGCGGGACTCATGCGCGGCTACGGGGCGTTCGATCTGATCCTTCGGGCAGCGTTGCGTTCGACGAAGTACATCAAATCCGGCGTCGGTCAGGCCGCAGTGACCGCGAGCATCATCATCGGTTCGATCACGGGTAGCCAGGCGGCGAACACCGCGATTACCGGTTCGTTCACCATTCCGCTGATGAAAGAACACGGGATGCGATCCGACACGGCCGGCGGGATCGAATCCGTTGCGTCCTCCGGTGGGCAGATTATGCCACCGGTCATGGGCGCGGCAGCGTTCGTGATGGCCTCGATTCTCGGGACGACGTACCTGACGGTCGTCATCGCGGGCATCATTCCGGCGCTCATCTTCTACATCTCGCTGGTTATGGCCGTCCACTACACGACGGTCGAGCAGGTCGGCCAGGCCGTCGAGGTCGACCCGAGCGATTACCTCGACGAAGCGAAGACCACCCAAGAGTTACTCGTTCAGGCTGCGCGGTTCATCATCCCGTTCATCGTGCTCGTCTATACGCTCGGTGTCCTACAGTGGACGGTGATGACCGCGGGGATGTACACCGTCATCACGATGCTCCTGACCGGATTCGGCGTGCCACTCGCCCAGCAGGCGTACGAAGACAGCAGCCAGATGCGAGCGGAAACGTGGGACGTTGTCAAACAGACGGCGATGGGGCTGAAATACGGTGCAATCACGCTGGCACCGATCGTCATCATCGTCGCTGCGGTCAACGGCATCGTCGACATCCTCACCCAGACCGGGCTTCCGGGGACGATGTCGCTCGCCTTGATCGACCTCGCAGGTGGCAATATGGCACTGACCGTGATCCTCGCGATGGTCATCTGCATCCTGCTCGGACTCGGGATGCCGACCGTCGCGGCGTACATCGTCGTGGCGTTCCTCATCGCGCCGACGCTCGCGAGTCAGTTCCTCGTCGACGAGATGGCCGCCCACTACTTCGTGTTCTACTCGGCGATTCTCTCCGGGTTGACGCCACCAATTGCGATTGCGGTGGTGGTGGCTACAGGCATTGCCGGCTCGAACTTCTGGCGTACGTGTTTCGAGGCGCTCAAGGTTTCGGCAGTGTTGTTCATCCTGCCGATCGCGTTCATCTACAACCCTGAACTCGTCATCGACGGATTCACCGTCGAAACGCTCATCTCCGCCGGAATCGCGATGGCCGGCGCACTGGGCGTCGTCCACGGCCTGAACACGCGATCGATCAACATGAGCATGCCACCGACGATGGTCATGCGGGGCGTGTTCTTCGTTCTCGGGACGACGGCGATCATCTTCCCCGAGAACACCGTTCGGGTCGGCGCGCTAGTCGGGATCCTCGTGCTCTACCTGTTCCAGACCAACAACCCGTTCGCCTCGCAGTCGATGACTGCGGAAGCATCGGCTGAAAACTAA
- a CDS encoding Zn-ribbon domain-containing OB-fold protein, translating to MSEHTDTERAETDAFGTDRFWDALAEDRFLIQRCSDCEKSFFPPGPVCPHCHSRAVSWEESSAVGTVFSFTRQHATAPMFDDELVVGLVELEDGPRVLSAFESSYEDLGIGARVQLEAVEYDQEFDRGRREDEPFFVATLE from the coding sequence ATGAGCGAACACACGGACACCGAGCGAGCCGAAACGGACGCGTTCGGAACCGACCGATTCTGGGACGCACTGGCTGAGGACAGGTTTCTGATTCAACGGTGTAGCGACTGCGAGAAGTCGTTTTTCCCGCCGGGACCCGTCTGTCCGCACTGCCACTCGAGGGCCGTCTCCTGGGAGGAATCGAGCGCCGTCGGGACCGTCTTCTCGTTCACGCGCCAGCACGCGACGGCACCGATGTTCGACGACGAACTCGTCGTCGGACTCGTCGAACTCGAGGACGGGCCGCGGGTGCTCTCGGCGTTCGAGAGTTCGTACGAGGACCTCGGGATCGGTGCTCGGGTTCAACTCGAGGCGGTCGAATACGATCAGGAGTTCGATCGCGGGAGACGCGAGGACGAGCCGTTTTTCGTCGCCACGCTCGAGTAG
- a CDS encoding thiolase family protein — translation MTASTPVVSGVTHLPNGTHDAPEQELALEVILDALEDASTPLSAVDGLYMSAPRPWTDQKFFSTALHHRLGLETTRTLEVSTGGTSGGQAFHAAVSAVRRGEVDTAVVFAVERNSSIETTDSYFEYALRMFDVEFQSPTGLSVPGVYAQSLQRYLHEYDVDREAVADIVVEKRNNAADDPNTLFDDTVTRADVLEARPIADPLTLLECPAPCDGGAALVVSSAEEASDEERAVEVAGIGAHHASSHMLVTHGEPVTELPAVEAAADAASERAGVPTDEVDVYEPYAPFPHVEAMTVEALGLAARGEGVDACLEGKTAPDGEFPISPSGGCIGRGHPPMVTPLLNHVEAVKQLRGTASTQISDARSVLTTAEHGHVNGATATIFRTEA, via the coding sequence ATGACAGCTTCGACGCCGGTCGTATCGGGAGTCACACACCTCCCCAACGGAACGCACGACGCGCCGGAACAGGAACTCGCACTCGAGGTGATCCTCGACGCGCTCGAGGACGCCTCGACGCCCCTCTCAGCCGTCGACGGGCTCTACATGTCGGCTCCGCGGCCGTGGACCGACCAGAAGTTCTTCTCGACGGCGCTCCACCACCGACTCGGTCTCGAGACGACCCGAACGCTCGAGGTCTCGACCGGCGGCACGAGCGGCGGACAGGCCTTTCACGCGGCCGTTTCGGCCGTTCGCCGCGGCGAGGTCGACACGGCCGTCGTCTTCGCGGTCGAGCGCAATTCCTCGATCGAGACGACCGACTCCTACTTCGAGTACGCGCTGCGGATGTTCGACGTGGAGTTCCAATCGCCGACGGGACTCTCCGTCCCCGGCGTCTACGCCCAGAGCCTCCAGCGTTACCTCCACGAGTACGACGTCGACCGCGAGGCCGTCGCCGACATCGTCGTCGAGAAGCGCAACAATGCCGCCGACGATCCGAACACCCTCTTCGACGACACCGTGACGCGAGCGGACGTCCTCGAGGCCCGACCCATCGCCGACCCGCTCACCCTCCTCGAGTGTCCGGCACCCTGTGACGGCGGGGCCGCCCTCGTCGTCTCGAGCGCCGAGGAGGCGAGCGACGAAGAGCGAGCGGTCGAGGTCGCCGGCATCGGCGCGCACCACGCCTCGAGTCACATGCTGGTGACCCACGGCGAACCGGTGACCGAACTACCTGCCGTCGAGGCCGCCGCCGACGCCGCGAGCGAACGGGCTGGCGTTCCGACGGACGAGGTCGACGTCTACGAGCCCTACGCGCCGTTCCCGCACGTCGAGGCGATGACCGTCGAAGCGTTGGGACTCGCTGCGCGCGGCGAGGGCGTCGACGCCTGCCTCGAGGGGAAGACCGCACCGGACGGCGAGTTCCCGATCAGTCCCTCCGGGGGCTGTATCGGTCGCGGCCACCCGCCCATGGTGACGCCGCTGCTCAATCACGTCGAAGCCGTGAAACAGCTTCGCGGAACGGCGTCGACGCAGATTTCGGACGCGCGAAGCGTCCTGACGACGGCGGAGCACGGCCACGTCAACGGCGCGACGGCGACGATCTTTCGAACGGAGGCCTGA
- a CDS encoding NAD(P)/FAD-dependent oxidoreductase: MKVGIVGGGVYGLAVAYYLSEFGGEDVDIVCFERGSLASESTGYSAGIVRHHYTNPVQIETAIRGRELLEEFESVDGGDGGFRQNGYLFLADPDAEAEFRTVVDRQRRAGLEVELLDADEAASLLPALDPEGVSLAAYEPQAGFADPYLVATGFAAGARDNGVEIRTDTPVTDIRLEGERATGIETPEGVEPVDYVVNAAGAWGGELAEMVGVDVPLEWYESKIVVLQSETSYGPDLPTLSDHSRAPDMYLKPEPSGDFIAGGVDRPPVDRSVGLQGVGESFLRAVGERLEGRVPGYADASVVDSWSGIITVTPDSHQIVGVPKGLENVYNVLGGSGHGFKESPAFGESVALDILGRSPRIDLEAYRLSRFETGDGLYGVSAKSYGGGRDE, from the coding sequence GTGAAGGTCGGAATCGTGGGCGGGGGCGTCTACGGCCTCGCCGTCGCCTACTACCTGAGCGAGTTCGGGGGCGAGGACGTGGATATCGTCTGTTTCGAGCGCGGATCGCTCGCGAGCGAGTCGACGGGCTACTCGGCCGGCATCGTCCGTCACCACTACACGAATCCCGTCCAGATCGAGACGGCCATCCGCGGGCGCGAACTCCTCGAGGAGTTCGAGTCCGTCGACGGCGGCGACGGCGGCTTCCGCCAGAACGGCTACCTGTTTCTCGCGGACCCGGACGCGGAAGCCGAGTTCAGGACGGTCGTCGACCGACAGCGTCGGGCCGGTCTCGAGGTGGAACTCCTCGACGCAGACGAGGCGGCGTCCCTGCTGCCCGCGCTCGATCCGGAGGGAGTCTCGCTCGCGGCGTACGAACCGCAGGCGGGGTTCGCCGACCCTTATCTGGTCGCGACGGGGTTCGCCGCGGGGGCGCGCGACAACGGCGTCGAGATTCGCACCGACACGCCGGTCACCGATATCCGACTCGAGGGCGAGCGGGCGACGGGCATCGAGACCCCCGAAGGGGTCGAACCCGTGGACTACGTCGTCAACGCCGCCGGAGCGTGGGGCGGCGAACTCGCCGAGATGGTCGGCGTCGACGTTCCCCTCGAGTGGTACGAGTCGAAGATCGTCGTTCTCCAATCGGAGACCTCCTACGGCCCCGACCTGCCGACGCTGTCGGATCACTCGCGAGCGCCGGACATGTACCTCAAACCCGAACCCAGCGGCGACTTCATCGCCGGCGGCGTCGACCGCCCGCCCGTCGATCGATCCGTCGGTCTTCAGGGCGTCGGCGAGTCGTTCCTCCGGGCCGTCGGCGAACGCCTCGAGGGGCGGGTGCCGGGGTACGCCGACGCGAGCGTCGTCGACTCGTGGTCCGGCATCATCACCGTCACGCCGGACTCCCACCAGATCGTGGGCGTCCCGAAGGGACTCGAGAACGTCTACAACGTCCTCGGGGGCAGCGGCCACGGATTCAAAGAGTCGCCGGCGTTCGGCGAATCGGTCGCGCTGGACATTCTCGGTCGGTCGCCGCGGATCGACCTCGAGGCGTACCGACTCTCGCGATTCGAGACGGGTGACGGGCTCTACGGCGTCAGCGCGAAGTCCTACGGCGGCGGTCGCGACGAGTGA